The genomic window CTATTGTCAGCCCCTTTTGCCCTGGCAAGGTCAAGCCGCATTTTTTTGGGGGTCACAACGCCGCCTTTAGGGATTTGACAGATATATGTTGCTATGTCTTCAGGTGAGGAGACCAGCATCTTGTCACCTGCTTTCATATCACTGAAATTTTTATCTAATATTTTGATGATATTTCGCGGCATTTTGAGGGGGTGTGAGCTGATAGAGGTGAGATAGGGTTAAAAGGGTGCAGAGCCGAGGCCTTACACAGGTTCGATAAGGTCATTTTGTCTAATCCATCCGCCTTTGATGATTCTGCAATTTAGGCCTGACCGGTTATATAAAGGCAGGACAAGCGGTCTGTGCAGAAGCGTTTCAAGATATTTGCAGGGGAAGTTTAGTCGTCCGCCTTCCAATATGACCTCGCCGATCTTTAATCTCTTGCCGACAAGATAATTCAGTGGAACACCTTTTGTGGTCAGGTTTCGCCTATGCTCATGCGGCTTTAAGATGATGCTTCTGTCCTGAATGGGGGGCTGATTTTGTTCCAGAGCGTCAAGAACTTCTTGTTCAATCAGGGTGACCTCTCTGATGTCTGGGATATGTGAATAATTTCCTGTGCCGTTGAAATATCTGTCCCCTTTTATGCCTTTACCTTCAACTAATTCTGCGACAGGGATTTCTGTCATCTGTTCTGATGCAGAGCCGGCGATATGAATGAATAATAATGTTCCTGGTCCCCATTTCATCAGAAGGCCTCTGCTTAATGTTGCTTTGTTTTGGTTCTGATTATACAGCAAATTCTGCCAGTTTAAACAGGCTGATGTCGCAACACTTCACCGCTTATATGACACCCAGCAGAACAAATGTGTCTGTTGACACGATTCAGTGATTGTCTAATCTGTTGATATTTCACAAGGGTGACTTGAGGCAACTCAGGGCACAGGAAACAACAGCGTCTCAGTTGCGCCATTTCCCGTCCTATCATGCCCACGATACCCACGTTAACCCCATATTATCCAGAGCGTTTCGGTGGTTAACTGTGTGGGTGGTTTTGCTGTGGTAGAACATAGGTTCTAAGCCAGGGCCGTGCTTAATTTTATCGAAGGAAAGGTCAGCAAATTGGTATTTGATCATTTGGATTTCGATAGCCATGAGCAGGTCATATTCTGCCGTGACCCAGATGTTGGGCTTAAGGGAATTATTGCTGTGCATTCCACTGCATTAGGGCCTGCAGCAGGTGGATGTAGGATGCATCCATACGCCACGGGACAAGAGGCGCTTACCGATGTTCTACGTCTTTCTAAAGGGATGACCTACAAAAACGCTGTTGCAGGCCTCCCGCTCGGTGGTGGTAAATGTGTTATCATTGCTGATCCTAACACGCCGAATAAGCCAGATTTGCTCCGCGCTTTTGCAAGACACATTCAGTCATTACAGGGTCGTTACTGGACCGCAATAGATATTGGTGTTGGGCCTGATGATGCCGATATTATGGCAGAGCAGTGTGACTATATTTTTGCCAGGGCCTCTCAATATGAAGAAGGGTTTAATCCATCATCTTTTACCGCTTATGGCGGATTTATTGGCATTAGAGCTTCTGTGAAATCTGCGCTGGGTAGAGATGATTTAAAAGGTGTCCGAGTTGCGGTGCAGGGACTGGGCGCAACAGGATATGCCTTAAGCAAACATTTGCATGAGGCTGGTGCATTGCTGACAGTCTCAGATGTCAGAGGGGAAGCTGTTGACAGAGTGGTAGCTGAGTTCGGCGCAACCGCTGTCGACCCTGGGCAAATACATAGCGCAGATGTGGATGTCTTTGCCCCATGTGCACTTGGGGCGGGTTTGAATGATGAAACCATTCCCGCAATCAGGGCAAAGGTTGTATGTGGTCTGGCAAATAATCAGTTAAAGGAAATCAGGCATGGCAAAATGCTGGCTGATAGGGGGATTACCTACGTTCCTGATTATGTTGTGAATGCAGGGGGTATGATGGGGGCATCTACCGTTATCTTCTCTGAACTCTCAGGAGAGAAATCATTAGCACAAATTGAGGGTTTACATGAAACTATCTCTGCAATCCTTGACCGTGCAAAGAGTGAGGGGAAAACAACAGCTGAAGTTGCAGACACAATTGCAAATGAGCGGATTAGTGCCGCTCAGAATAAGTAGAGGAAAAAACACAATGC from SAR116 cluster alpha proteobacterium HIMB100 includes these protein-coding regions:
- a CDS encoding glutamate dehydrogenase/leucine dehydrogenase (PFAM: Glutamate/Leucine/Phenylalanine/Valine dehydrogenase; Glu/Leu/Phe/Val dehydrogenase, dimerisation domain), yielding MLNFIEGKVSKLVFDHLDFDSHEQVIFCRDPDVGLKGIIAVHSTALGPAAGGCRMHPYATGQEALTDVLRLSKGMTYKNAVAGLPLGGGKCVIIADPNTPNKPDLLRAFARHIQSLQGRYWTAIDIGVGPDDADIMAEQCDYIFARASQYEEGFNPSSFTAYGGFIGIRASVKSALGRDDLKGVRVAVQGLGATGYALSKHLHEAGALLTVSDVRGEAVDRVVAEFGATAVDPGQIHSADVDVFAPCALGAGLNDETIPAIRAKVVCGLANNQLKEIRHGKMLADRGITYVPDYVVNAGGMMGASTVIFSELSGEKSLAQIEGLHETISAILDRAKSEGKTTAEVADTIANERISAAQNK
- a CDS encoding hypothetical protein (PFAM: MOSC domain) — translated: MKWGPGTLLFIHIAGSASEQMTEIPVAELVEGKGIKGDRYFNGTGNYSHIPDIREVTLIEQEVLDALEQNQPPIQDRSIILKPHEHRRNLTTKGVPLNYLVGKRLKIGEVILEGGRLNFPCKYLETLLHRPLVLPLYNRSGLNCRIIKGGWIRQNDLIEPV